The Blastomonas sp. SL216 DNA window GCGACGATCGCGTCGATTTCAGCCTGATCCGTCACCTCCTGCGCATAGACCGGGCCAAGCTCGGGCGCTGCGCCCCGGCGGAACAGATGGTGCAGCCCGCCTGCGAGCCTGAGCGGCATCGCATCGGTCAGCACATGGCCCGGCCAGTCGGCGATCCGGCGCCCGCAGGCCGTGTCCCCCGCCATCAGCGCGATCTGCGCGCGGCACACGGCCCCGGTCGCCGGCGCGCCATTATGCGCGGCATGATCCGCCTGAAACGATATGCCGCTGATGATTTCCTCTTGCCGGTTCATATTGCCCTTTGCCCTGCTTGCCCCTACATGCCGCGGCCATGGCCGATACGCTGATCTTTGCCGTGCCCAAGGGGCGCATCCTCGACGATGCCCTGCCCGTGCTCGAACGGGTGGGTATCATACCGGCTGACGAATTTCATGATCCGAAGAACCGGTCGTTGCGTTTCGGCACCAACCGCGCCGATATGGACATCATCCGCGTGCGCGCGTTCGATGTCGCGACCTTCGTCGCGCATGGCGCGGCGCAGATCGGCATTGTCGGTTCGGACGTGATCGACGAGTTCGATTATTCGGACCTGTACGCGCCGGTCGACCTCAATTTCGGCCATTGCCGCCTGTCGGTCGCGGAACCGGCGGACGAGGCGGCGAGCAACCAGCCGCGCCCCTCGCATATCCGTGTGGCGACCAAATATCCCAACATCACCCGCCGCCATTTCGAGCGCCAGGGCGTGCAGGCCGAATGCGTGAAGCTGAACGGCGCGATGGAGCTGGCCCCGTCGCTCGGCCTGTCGCGGCGGATCGTCGATCTGGTTGAATCGGGCCGGACGCTCAAGGACAACGGCCTGGTCGAGACCGAGGTGATCACCCAGGTCTCCGCCCGGCTGATCGTCAACCGCGCCGCGCTGAAAAAGGACCACGCCCGGCTTGGGCCGCTGATGTCCGCCTTTCGCGATCTGGCCGCAGAACGCAGGCAGGCGGCATGACGCTCAGGCTTTCCACCCGTGATGCCGATTTCGGCCAGGCCTTTGACAAGCTGGTGCGCGGACGGCGCGAGAGCGATATCGAGGTCAGCCGCGACGTCACCGCGATCATCGCCGACGTCAAGGCGCGCGGCGATGCGGCGCTGGCCGATTATACCGCGCGCTTCGACGAGCATTCGCTCGATGGTGCAGGCTGGAGCATCGGCAAGGACGCATGCGCCGCCGCCTATGCCGAACTGTCGGACGAGCTGCGCACCGCGCTCGATCTCGCCGCTGCCCGTATCCGCGCCTATCACGAGGCGCAGCTGCCCGAGGATCGCGACTATACCGATAACGCAGGCGTGCGCCTCGGCGCGCGCTGGAGCGCGGTCGATGCGGCGGGGCTGTACGTTCCCGGTGGCCGCGCTGCCTATCCCTCATCGCTGCTGATGAACGCCATCCCCGCCAAGGTCGCAGGGGTCGAGCGGCTGGTGGTGGTGACGCCGACGCCCAAGGGCCAGGTCAATGCTCTGGTGCTCGCCGCCGCGCATCTGGCAGGCGTCGACGAGATCTGGCGGATCGGCGGCGCGCATGCGGTCGCCGCGCTGGCGTTCGGCACGCAGAAGATCCGCGCCGTCGATGTCATCACCGGCCCTGGCAATGCCTGGGTGGCTGAGGCCAAGCGCCAGCTTTACGGCGTGGTCGGGATCGACATGGTCGCGGGCCCTTCCGAAATCGTTGTGGTGGCCGATGGCAAGAACGATCCCGAATGGATCGCCGCCGATCTGCTCAGCCAGTCCGAGCATGATCCGACCAGCCAGTCGATCCTGTTCACCGACGACGCCGGTTTTGCAGACATTATCGCCGATACGGTCGGCGTGCAGCTCGCTGCGCTGGCCACGCGCAAGGTCGCGACCAGGGCGTGGGAAGACAATGGCGCGATCATCGTCGTGGACAGCCTTGACGAGGCGATGCCGCTGGTGAACCGCCTCGCCGCCGAGCATCTGGAGCTGGCAGTCGACGATCCCGAGCCGCTGTTTGCGCAGGTCCGCCATGCCGGATCGGTGTTTCTCGGTCGCCTGACCCCCGAAGCGGTGGGCGATTATGTCGCCGGGCCCAACCATGTGCTGCCCACTGGGCGGCGCGCACGTTTTTCCTCCGGGCTTTCGGTGCTCGATTTCATGAAGCGCACCAGCTTCATCCAGCTGGGCGCGCAAGGGCTGGCCGCGATCGGCCCGGCTGCGGTTGCGCTCGCCGAGATGGAGGGCCTGCCCGCCCATGCCGAGAGCGTTCGGCGCCGGCTGACATGATGGAACACAGATGAACGACAAATCTCGATCCCGCTCCGCCGCGCGGCTTGCCGCCGTCCAGGCGCTGTACCAGCACACGATGGAAAAGACGCCCATCGCGCAGCTTCTGCACGAATTCCACATGCACCGGCTGGGCGCGGAAATCGAAGACGACCAATATGCCGAGGCCGATGTCGGCTTTTTCGACGATGTCGTCAAAGGCACCACCGCGCGTCTCGAAGAGATTGACGGGCTGATCGAGGCGCGGCTGGCCGAAGGCTGGTCGCTGGGCCGCATCGACCGTACGCTGCACCAGATCCTGCGCGCGGGCACCTATGAGCTGCTGGCGCGCCCTGATGTGCCGGTGGGCAGCGTGATCAACGAATATCTCGATGTCGCGCATGCGTTCTTCGATTCCAAGGACACGCGCTTTGCCAACGGCCTGCTCGACGGGATCGCCAAGGATGTGCGGTCCTGAGTTTGCCGACGTCCCTCGACCTCGCTCGGGACAAACGGACGGGGGTGCGACCCGCTTTTACCTTATTCCGTTTGTCCCGAGCGCAGTCGAGGGACGTATGCGCTAGGGTCGTACCAGGATGACCGGCGAACCCGCCTTTATCGACCTCTTGCGCGCCATAGCCACCGATCCGGCGGCGCGCGGACTGGACGATGACGCGGCGATGCTGACGATCGGCAAGCAGTCGCTCGTGCTGACCAAGGACATGCTGGTCGAAGGCGTCCACTTTTTGCCCGATGACCCGCCCGCCGACATCGCGTGGAAGCTGGTCGCGGTGAACGTGTCGGACCTCGCCGCCAAGGGCGCGACCCCGCTCGCCTGCCTGACCGGGCACAGCCTGTCGCGCGACGACGGCTGGGACGCGGCCTTTGCACAGGGGCTCAAGGCGGCGCTCGACCATCACGGCATGGCGCTGATCGGCGGCGATACGGTCAGCGTGCCCGAAGGCCAGGCGCGGGTACTCTCGCTAACCGCCATCGGCCTGCCCTCGGTCCCGGTGCCGCCCTCGCGCGCGGGCGCACTCGCCACCGATGCGTTGTTCGTCACCGGCACCATTGGCGACGGCTGGGCCGGGCTTGGCCTGTTGCAGGCGGGCCAGCAGCAGCCCGCCGCGCTGATCGCCGCCTATCGCCGCCCGCAGGCGCGCATTGCCGATGGCCGCGCGCTCGCCCAGGTCGCGCATGCGATGATGGACGTATCCGACGGACTGCTGATCGATGCAGCGCGCATGGCCCGCGCTTCGGGTCTCGCGGTGCGGATAGACCTCGCACGGGTGCCATTGTCGGAGGCGTTCGCTGCAACGATCGGCAGCGATCAGGCCGCTGCCCTGTCGGCTGCCACCGGGGGCGACGATTATCAGCTGCTGTTTGCAGCGGATGCAGAGGCGCATCTGCCGGTTGCCGCGACCCGCATCGGCGGCTTTGCCGAGGGCGAAGGCCTGACCATCAGCTGGAATGGCATGCCCATCGAAACCCCCGAAAAGCTGGGCTGGCTGCACGGCTGAGCGCCCCTGCCCCGTCAGTTTTAATAAGTTGCGCCCCTGCAACACCCGCTTATACCTATGCAGGGGGACGCTGACGTTCATGAAGGGCGCGGTGATCGCCTGTTCGGCCGAGAGGCCTTCGCTTTTTGGGAGAGCGACGCATGAACGTGGTCTTGATAGCCATCCTGTGCGGGATGGTTGCAGTGTTCTATGGCATATTCACCAGCAGACAGGTTTTAAGCCAATCACCCGGCAATGCGAGGATGCAGGAGATTGGCGCAGCGATCCAGGAGGGCGCGAAGGCGTATCTGGGCCGCCAATATCGTACCATCGCCATTGTCGGCATCGTGATGCTGATCCTGGTCTGGGCGCTTCTCGACAAGTTCGGCAATCCCGTGTCCGCCATCGGCTTCGTGCTGGGCGCGGTGCTTTCGGGCGTGGCGGGCTATATCGGCATGAACATCTCGGTGCGCGCCAATATGCGCACCGCGCAGGCGGCCAGTGTCTCGCTGCAGGCGGGGCTGACACTGGCCTTCCGCGCCGGTGCGATCACCGGCATGCTGGTGGCCGGTCTGGGCCTGCTCGCGACTGCGGGCTATTTCTATTACCTTTACGCCATTGCCGGCCATGGCCTCAGCGACCCTGAGGACCGCAACATCGTCAACGGCCTGGTGGCCCTGGCGTTCGGCGCCTCGCTGATCTCGATCTTCGCGCGTCTGGGTGGCGGCATCTTCACCAAGGCGGCCGATGTCGGCGCGGACCTTGTCGGCAAGGTCGAAGCCGGAATTCCCGAGGACGATCCGCGCAACCCGGCGGTGATCGCCGATAACGTGGGCGACAATGTCGGCGATTGCGCCGGCATGGCCGCCGACCTGTTCGAAACTTATGTCGTCACCATCGGCGTGACCATGGTCGCCATCGCGCTGCTCGTGGCGGGCGATGATGCCGCGCTGCTGCCGCTGGTCGGCCTGCCGCTGGGCATCTGCGGCCTGTGCATCATCACCTCGATCATCGGCACCTATTTCGTCCGGCTGGGATCGTCCAACTCGATCATGGGCGCGATGTACAAGGGCTTTGCGGTCACCGCCGGGCTGTCCGCCATCGGCCTGTATTTCGTCACCGATGCGGTGGTCGGCATGACCACAGCCTATTCGATGAAGACGGCGGATGCTGCTGGCCCTGCGACATTTACCGGCATGGACCTCTATCTCACCATGCTGATCGGGCTTGCGGTCACCGGCCTGATCATCTGGATCACCGAATATTACACTGGCACCAATTATCGCCCGGTCCGCTCGATCGCCAAGGCATCGGAAACCGGGCACGGCACCAACGTCATCCAGGGCCTTGCGATCAGCCTTGAGGCAACCGCGCTGCCCACCTTGCTGATCGTGGTGGCGGTGATCGTTGCCTATCAGCTGGCGGGCGTTGTCGGCATTGCCTTTGCAGCCACCGCGATGCTGGCGCTGGCCGGCATGGTCGTTGCGCTCGATGCCTATGGCCCGGTCACCGACAATGCCGGCGGTATCGCCGAAATGGCGGGGCTGGACGACAGCGTGCGCGAAAAGACCGATGCGCTGGACGCGGTGGGCAACACCACCAAGGCGGTGACCAAGGGCTATGCCATCGGTTCGGCGGGCCTGGCAGCCTTGGTGCTGTTCGGCGCGTACACGACCGACCTCAAGGAGTTCTTCCCTGACGTGCCGGTCGATTTCTCGCTGTCCAATCCGTACGTGATCGTCGGGCTGCTGCTGGGGGCGCTGCTGCCCTATCTGTTCGGCGCGATGGGGATGACCGCGGTCGGCCGCGCGGCAGGGTCGGTGGTGGAAGAGGTGCGCGAGCAGTTCCGCACCAATCCCGGCATCATGGCGGGCACGTCCAAGCCCGATTATGCCCGTACGGTCGATCTCGTCACCAAGGCTGCGATCAAGGAGATGATCATCCCCTCGCTGCTGCCGGTGCTCGCGCCGATCGTGGTCTATTTCGTCATCACCGCCGTGGCGGGCCAGGCCAATGGCTTTGCCGCGCTGGGTGCCTTGCTGCTGGGCGTCATCGTCTCGGGCCTATTTGTTGCCCTGTCGATGACCTCGGGCGGCGGCGCGTGGGACAATGCCAAGAAATATATCGAGGACGGCAACCATGGCGGCAAGGGATCCGAAGCGCACAAGGCGGCG harbors:
- the hisG gene encoding ATP phosphoribosyltransferase, yielding MADTLIFAVPKGRILDDALPVLERVGIIPADEFHDPKNRSLRFGTNRADMDIIRVRAFDVATFVAHGAAQIGIVGSDVIDEFDYSDLYAPVDLNFGHCRLSVAEPADEAASNQPRPSHIRVATKYPNITRRHFERQGVQAECVKLNGAMELAPSLGLSRRIVDLVESGRTLKDNGLVETEVITQVSARLIVNRAALKKDHARLGPLMSAFRDLAAERRQAA
- the hisD gene encoding histidinol dehydrogenase, whose protein sequence is MTLRLSTRDADFGQAFDKLVRGRRESDIEVSRDVTAIIADVKARGDAALADYTARFDEHSLDGAGWSIGKDACAAAYAELSDELRTALDLAAARIRAYHEAQLPEDRDYTDNAGVRLGARWSAVDAAGLYVPGGRAAYPSSLLMNAIPAKVAGVERLVVVTPTPKGQVNALVLAAAHLAGVDEIWRIGGAHAVAALAFGTQKIRAVDVITGPGNAWVAEAKRQLYGVVGIDMVAGPSEIVVVADGKNDPEWIAADLLSQSEHDPTSQSILFTDDAGFADIIADTVGVQLAALATRKVATRAWEDNGAIIVVDSLDEAMPLVNRLAAEHLELAVDDPEPLFAQVRHAGSVFLGRLTPEAVGDYVAGPNHVLPTGRRARFSSGLSVLDFMKRTSFIQLGAQGLAAIGPAAVALAEMEGLPAHAESVRRRLT
- the nusB gene encoding transcription antitermination factor NusB, whose protein sequence is MNDKSRSRSAARLAAVQALYQHTMEKTPIAQLLHEFHMHRLGAEIEDDQYAEADVGFFDDVVKGTTARLEEIDGLIEARLAEGWSLGRIDRTLHQILRAGTYELLARPDVPVGSVINEYLDVAHAFFDSKDTRFANGLLDGIAKDVRS
- the thiL gene encoding thiamine-phosphate kinase, translating into MTGEPAFIDLLRAIATDPAARGLDDDAAMLTIGKQSLVLTKDMLVEGVHFLPDDPPADIAWKLVAVNVSDLAAKGATPLACLTGHSLSRDDGWDAAFAQGLKAALDHHGMALIGGDTVSVPEGQARVLSLTAIGLPSVPVPPSRAGALATDALFVTGTIGDGWAGLGLLQAGQQQPAALIAAYRRPQARIADGRALAQVAHAMMDVSDGLLIDAARMARASGLAVRIDLARVPLSEAFAATIGSDQAAALSAATGGDDYQLLFAADAEAHLPVAATRIGGFAEGEGLTISWNGMPIETPEKLGWLHG
- a CDS encoding sodium-translocating pyrophosphatase, producing the protein MNVVLIAILCGMVAVFYGIFTSRQVLSQSPGNARMQEIGAAIQEGAKAYLGRQYRTIAIVGIVMLILVWALLDKFGNPVSAIGFVLGAVLSGVAGYIGMNISVRANMRTAQAASVSLQAGLTLAFRAGAITGMLVAGLGLLATAGYFYYLYAIAGHGLSDPEDRNIVNGLVALAFGASLISIFARLGGGIFTKAADVGADLVGKVEAGIPEDDPRNPAVIADNVGDNVGDCAGMAADLFETYVVTIGVTMVAIALLVAGDDAALLPLVGLPLGICGLCIITSIIGTYFVRLGSSNSIMGAMYKGFAVTAGLSAIGLYFVTDAVVGMTTAYSMKTADAAGPATFTGMDLYLTMLIGLAVTGLIIWITEYYTGTNYRPVRSIAKASETGHGTNVIQGLAISLEATALPTLLIVVAVIVAYQLAGVVGIAFAATAMLALAGMVVALDAYGPVTDNAGGIAEMAGLDDSVREKTDALDAVGNTTKAVTKGYAIGSAGLAALVLFGAYTTDLKEFFPDVPVDFSLSNPYVIVGLLLGALLPYLFGAMGMTAVGRAAGSVVEEVREQFRTNPGIMAGTSKPDYARTVDLVTKAAIKEMIIPSLLPVLAPIVVYFVITAVAGQANGFAALGALLLGVIVSGLFVALSMTSGGGAWDNAKKYIEDGNHGGKGSEAHKAAVTGDTVGDPYKDTAGPAVNPMIKITNIVALLLLAALAAG